A region of Sugiyamaella lignohabitans strain CBS 10342 chromosome A, complete sequence DNA encodes the following proteins:
- the NAM8 gene encoding Nam8p (RNA binding protein, component of the U1 snRNP protein; mutants are defective in meiotic recombination and in formation of viable spores, involved in the formation of DSBs through meiosis-specific splicing of REC107 pre-mRNA; Nam8p regulon embraces the meiotic pre-mRNAs of REC107, HFM1, AMA1 SPO22 and PCH2; the putative RNA binding domains RRM2 and RRM3 are required for Nam8p meiotic function; GO_component: GO:0005685 - U1 snRNP [Evidence IDA] [PMID 9630245]; GO_component: GO:0071004 - U2-type prespliceosome [Evidence IDA] [PMID 16618970]; GO_component: GO:0000243 - commitment complex [Evidence IPI] [PMID 10072386]; GO_component: GO:0005737 - cytoplasm [Evidence IDA] [PMID 23222640]; GO_component: GO:0005739 - mitochondrion [Evidence IEA,IEA]; GO_component: GO:0005634 - nucleus [Evidence IDA] [PMID 23222640]; GO_function: GO:0003723 - RNA binding [Evidence IEA]; GO_function: GO:0003723 - RNA binding [Evidence IPI] [PMID 10072385]; GO_function: GO:0003729 - mRNA binding [Evidence IPI] [PMID 10072386]; GO_function: GO:0003729 - mRNA binding [Evidence IDA] [PMID 23222640]; GO_function: GO:0003676 - nucleic acid binding [Evidence IEA]; GO_function: GO:0000166 - nucleotide binding [Evidence IEA]; GO_process: GO:0006397 - mRNA processing [Evidence IEA]; GO_process: GO:0006376 - mRNA splice site selection [Evidence IMP] [PMID 10072385]; GO_process: GO:0000398 - mRNA splicing, via spliceosome [Evidence IPI] [PMID 10072386]; GO_process: GO:0048026 - positive regulation of mRNA splicing, via spliceosome [Evidence IMP] [PMID 10983980]) has translation MSRAAENFKLKLQQKKSRRPPPPRQLSVTPPPSALKGPELQLPGTGPLTDEEFQRAAALQQSVYAIRQDNSRQLISQTSQPAANESAKSRVTVKRTGGGKTWEDSSLLEWDPTHFRLFVGNLSPGVTDSNLIQGFKKYPTMSKCKVVMDHRTGKNKGYGFVAFKDADDYFRAFKEMNGKYIGLRPIQLRRANTELQPTKVKARSKPYDRK, from the coding sequence ATGTCTagagctgctgaaaatttcaagctAAAGCtccaacagaagaagagtcgccgcccaccacctccaagaCAATTATCAGTCACCCCCCCTCCATCAGCACTTAAAGGGCCTGAACTCCAACTTCCAGGTACTGGACCATTGACTGATGAGGAGTTTCAAAGGGCTGCAGCCCTCCAACAGTCTGTTTACGCTATAAGACAAGACAACAGCAGACAGTTGATATCTCAGACATCGCAACCAGCAGCGAACGAGTCTGCCAAGAGCCGAGTCACAGTTAAGCGAACCGGCGGAGGTAAAACTTGGGAAGATTCCAGCTTGCTCGAATGGGATCCGACCCACTTTCGCTTATTTGTTGGCAATCTATCACCAGGGGTAACAGATTCAAATCTTATACAAGGCTTCAAGAAGTACCCTACAATGTCTAAATGTAAAGTTGTCATGGATCACCGGACTGGGAAGAATAAGGGATATGGATTTGTTGCGTTTAAAGACGCAGATGACTACTTCAGGGCCTTTAAGGAAATGAACGGTAAATACATAGGTCTTCGACCCATCCAGCTTCGGCGAGCGAATACAGAATTACAACCGACGAAAGTCAAAGCACGGTCTAAGCCCTATGATCGAAAGTGA